One window of the Cryptomeria japonica unplaced genomic scaffold, Sugi_1.0 HiC_scaffold_260, whole genome shotgun sequence genome contains the following:
- the LOC131869716 gene encoding L-type lectin-domain containing receptor kinase IX.1-like: MGNFHPAMLCLLLLFFVGFAGSVNFNFPPQTDIRFYRDASFQRTPQDAIMLTRNITNLHPESYGCAAYDKPIPIWNNVSNAVANFTTHFQFVIGKANNNSSPGSGLAVFMAPFDFQPPSASSGWWLGLFNGSTDKAPSNQIVAVEFDTFKDHFDEDDNHIGIDINSIVSVDKIPLGKNSENQSLKNGLYWDAWVEYNGGTNWLEVYLLSNPSGNSNNISKPETPILGFNINLREILPENVRVGFSSSTGSSQLPTSESHKVYTWNFTSSEIPSSSPVQDVPSSKTGQNISSLSRTNAIFIALSVCLLAVCGFLFVLWYCYFKTRQNRCPRGRYVELEEQFAQRPRSFSYADLSTATHSFSENLKLGEGGFGGVYRGILPGTNEVVAVKRISHGSRQGKSEYVSEVTIISRLRHRNLIQLLGWCHESSELLLVYEFLPNGSLDKHLFDEEKEPLDWDQRYRISCDIASALVYLHDELDNCIVHRDVKTSNVILDSSLNAKLGDFGLARIVKHDGPASHTTSPRGTLGYLAPECAVAGKTSPESDVFSFGVVALEIACGRRPVDLRLSEHNCRVVEWVWDLYKQGKLLDAADKRLGGNFNEEEMQRLMVVGLLCCQQEPKARPEMRYVMKILRFDVELPSVPLYLYDTSKTFSPPLDPVSIGAASVSSSSNRNTSRSLRSMH, encoded by the coding sequence ATGGGAAACTTCCATCCTGCAATGTTGTGTCTCCTCCTCCTCTTCTTCGTCGGTTTTGCGGGGAGTGTTAATTTTAATTTTCCTCCCCAAACGGATATCAGATTTTACAGGGATGCCAGCTTTCAGCGGACCCCTCAGGATGCCATTATGCTCACCAGAAACATCACTAACCTTCATCCAGAAAGCTACGGCTGTGCGGCTTACGACAAACCAATTCCCATCTGGAACAATGTTTCAAATGCTGTCGCCAATTTCACTACACATTTTCAGTTCGTCATTGGCAAAGCGAATAATAATAGTTCACCAGGCAGTGGTCTCGCTGTTTTCATGGCGCCCTTCGACTTTCAACCGCCCTCGGCATCATCGGGCTGGTGGCTTGGCCTTTTCAATGGCAGCACAGATAAAGCACCATCTAATCAGATAGTTGCTGTAGAGTTTGACACGTTCAAGGACCATTTCGATGAGGACGACAACCATATTGGAATTGATATCAATAGCATTGTTTCCGTCGACAAAATTCCATTGGGCAAAAATTCTGAAAATCAGAGTCTCAAGAACGGCTTATATTGGGATGCGTGGGTGGAATACAATGGCGGAACGAATTGGCTTGAGGTATATCTCTTATCTAACCCTTCTGGCAATAGCAACAATATCTCCAAACCAGAAACCCCAATTTTGGGTTTCAACATAAATCTGCGCGAGATTCTTCCGGAGAATGTCAGGGTGGGGTTTTCCTCTTCCACCGGCTCATCGCAGCTTCCAACCTCTGAGAGTCACAAAGTCTACACTTGGAATTTTACTTCTTCCGAAATTCCCAGCTCAAGCCCAGTGCAAGACGTTCCCAGTTCAAAAACGGGGCAAAACATTTCCAGTTTAAGTAGAACAAATGCCATTTTTATAGCTCTCTCTGTCTGCTTACTTGCCGTCTGCGGATTTTTATTCGTTTTGTGGTACTGTTATTTCAAAACCAGGCAAAACAGGTGCCCTCGGGGAAGATATGTGGAATTGGAGGAACAGTTTGCTCAGCGTCCCCGCAGCTTCTCCTATGCTGACCTCAGCACTGCCACTCATAGTTTCAGTGAAAACCTAAAGCTAGGAGAGGGCGGCTTCGGAGGCGTCTACAGAGGCATTTTGCCCGGCACAAATGAGGTTGTGGCAGTGAAAAGAATATCCCATGGATCTAGACAGGGCAAAAGCGAATACGTTTCAGAGGTCACTATCATCAGCAGGCTGAGACACCGTAACCTGATCCAGCTCTTGGGATGGTGCCATGAAAGCAGCGAGTTGCTCCTGGTTTATGAGTTCCTGCCAAACGGAAGCCTGGACAAGCACTTATTCGATGAGGAGAAGGAGCCTTTGGATTGGGACCAACGGTACAGAATTTCTTGTGACATAGCCTCTGCTCTTGTGTACCTTCACGACGAGTTGGACAATTGTATTGTGCACAGAGATGTGAAGACCAGCAACGTGATATTGGATTCTAGTCTCAATGCCAAGCTGGGAGATTTTGGTCTGGCCAGAATAGTGAAACACGATGGCCCTGCTTCTCACACAACATCACCTAGAGGAACTTTGGGGTATTTAGCGCCAGAATGTGCAGTGGCAGGAAAGACAAGTCCAGAATCGGATGTTTTCAGCTTTGGTGTCGTGGCTCTGGAAATTGCCTGCGGAAGGCGGCCTGTTGACTTGAGGTTATCTGAACACAATTGCAGAGTGGTAGAATGGGTTTGGGATTTGTATAAACAGGGAAAGCTTCTGGATGCGGCTGATAAAAGGCTCGGTGGAAACTTCAATGAAGAAGAAATGCAGAGGCTCATGGTCGTTGGATTGTTGTGCTGTCAGCAGGAACCGAAAGCAAGACCGGAAATGAGATATGTGATGAAAATTTTAAGATTCGATGTTGAATTGCCCTCTGTCCCTTTATATTTGTACGACACAAGTAAAACTTTCTCTCCTCCATTGGACCCTGTGAGTATTGGTGCTGCGTCGGTATCATCCAGCTCCAATCGAAATACGTCCAGGTCCCTACGATCAATGCATTGA